The DNA region GCAGTCGGAGTACGAAGCGAACTCCAGCATCGCCACCCGCGAGTTCGACGGCGAGGTGACGATGGTCGTCGGCGGGACGAAGGCGACGGACGTCATCGGCGTGATGGACGCCATCGGCGAGAAGGTGGACACCTTCCTCGTCGGCGGCATCGCGGGCGAACTGTTCCTCCGCGCGGAGGGCTACCCGGTCGGTCGCGACGTCGGCGACATGGACCTCTTCGACGACCAGTGGGAGAACAACCAGGACGTCGTCGAGGACGTGCTCCAGCGCCGCACGGGGCAGATTCGCCTCCCGGTCGATCTGGCGTACGAGGACGACGACGGCGAGCGCGCCGAGATTTCGGTGGAGGATATCGACGAGAAAAACACGGGTTACCTCGACGTCGGTTCCGAGACCGTCGACGGGTACGCGCCGACCATCCGCGAGTCCGAAGCGGTGTTCGTCAAAGGGGCGCTCGGGATGTTCGAAGACGAGCGCTTCGCCGACGGCACCGTCGGCGTGCTCCGCGCCATCGCGGAGACCGACTGCTTCTCGGTCGTCGGCGGCGGCGACACCTCCCGCGCCATCGAGATGTACGGCCTCGACGAAGACGACTTCTCGCACGTCTCCATCGCGGGCGGGGCGTACATCCGCGCGCTGACGGGCGAGTCGCTCCCGGCGGTCGAGGTGCTGGAAGAGCAGGCCGAAACGTAAGCACACAGAGTCAGTTCGCGCGCTGTCGAGTCAGCGCTCGCAACCCGGTTCCGACGAGGTAGAGACCGAGTGGGACGAAGAGGACCACAGCAATCGTATCGGCCGGTCCCCACCAGAGCGCGCTGTCGACACCGCCGATGAGATTAGACGACTGCGCGTAGCTGAGATAGTTGAACACGCGGTAGAGCGGCCACGCGAGGACCACGAGGCCGACACCGATTTTGGGGAGGACGTCGGTGTTCACGGGTCGAACTCTGTCGAGACGGAAACTAACTGCTTCGGTGACGGATCATCGCGTGTCACGCAGCGGCGGCGTCTCGCGAACGAGGTCGGAGACTACACTCCGACGGTCACCTTCGGTTTCGACTGACGCCACGACTTTGGTTCTCGCTCCCGAACGAACCTCCATGCTCGTCGGAATCGTCTCGGACACGCACGACAACCTCGACTGCGTACACGCGGCCGTCGACCACTTCGAATCGGAATCCGTCGATGCCGTGGTTCACTGCGGCGACTTCGTCGCTCCCTTCTCGGCGACGCCGTTCGACAACGACTGGGAGTTCTACGCCGCCCGCGGCAACAACGACGGCGAGTGGAACCTCCAGTCCGTCGTCGGGTCGTTCGGCATGTATCTCGGCGAAGCGGGCGAACTCACCTTCGACGGCGTCGACGTGGCCGTCTATCACGGCACGAGCGGGACGCTCGTCGACGCACTCGTCGACTCCGGAAACTACGACTACGTCTTCCACGGCCACACTCACCAGCGTGAGGTCGAAGAACGCGGCGAGACCGTGCGCGTCAACCCCGGCGGCCTACCGATTCCGGGAGCCGACGACGCGTTTCACGTCGCCGTCCTCGACACCGAAACCGGCGAGGTGGCGTCGCAGGAAGTGGCGTAGAAGGGGAACGCTTCTCGTCTATCGGTTCGTCGCCCGCGCTCAGTCGTCGGCGGCGGCGAACTGCCGATTCTGACCGCCGAAGACGCTCTCGAGGCCGACGCCGAGCGTCTCGTTCGTCAACGCGATGCTCTCGGCTTTACTCGCGCTGCCGGCGATGGCGCGGACGGCGTCGATGTTCTCGGGAATCACGTCGCTCTCCTGGTGAATCGCCTGAAAGAGATAGAGGTCGTCGTCCTCGACGGCGATGGACTCCTCCCAGATGCAGTTCTCCCAGAGGTCGCCGCGCGGGCGACCGGCGTCCATCGCGAACTCCTTGAGTTTCCCCGTGCCGT from Haloprofundus halobius includes:
- a CDS encoding phosphoglycerate kinase, with product MASFNTLDDLDAEQRVLVRLDLNSPVESERVQDNRRFERHAETVSELADDNHRVVLMAHQGRPGDDDFVSLEQHADILADHVGTDVKFVADTYGDEALSAIDALEPGEVLLLENVRMVDDELPEEEPEAKAETEFVQTLAPKFDAYVNDAYSAAHRKHASLVGFPLVLPAYAGRVMQSEYEANSSIATREFDGEVTMVVGGTKATDVIGVMDAIGEKVDTFLVGGIAGELFLRAEGYPVGRDVGDMDLFDDQWENNQDVVEDVLQRRTGQIRLPVDLAYEDDDGERAEISVEDIDEKNTGYLDVGSETVDGYAPTIRESEAVFVKGALGMFEDERFADGTVGVLRAIAETDCFSVVGGGDTSRAIEMYGLDEDDFSHVSIAGGAYIRALTGESLPAVEVLEEQAET
- a CDS encoding metallophosphoesterase, whose amino-acid sequence is MLVGIVSDTHDNLDCVHAAVDHFESESVDAVVHCGDFVAPFSATPFDNDWEFYAARGNNDGEWNLQSVVGSFGMYLGEAGELTFDGVDVAVYHGTSGTLVDALVDSGNYDYVFHGHTHQREVEERGETVRVNPGGLPIPGADDAFHVAVLDTETGEVASQEVA